attattatttttcatatttttatataacaaattaaacCCCTAACACCATTGGTCGTTGACGATGGAGCTGTAATTGGTGGCTTATTACCCAATTTGCCTGCCTGCCAGCCAGAAGAAGATCTTCTTATCCTTGGATAAAGTATGAATTAACTCTTGCAGGCTTTGATGACATCTCAACTTATTCTGGTATATACCAAAActtgaaattaaagaaaaaggtAAAGGAAATACCCACCAagtaaaagaaacaaacaaaacaaacttgTTCAGTTCTCAGATTTCCTTAAAGGAAGTGGCATTATCAGTAAATTTAGTAAAGCAACAGTCTTTTATTGAAGAACCCCTCCTTTATATTAGTTCTCAAGGTATCGCTCACTCCCAAACACGAGGAAGTTATTTCGTTCCTCCccgacttctctctctctctctctctctctctctctgtgtcgcTGCGAAAACCAGAAATCAATACCTCCAAAACAGAAGCATACACAGATATTCGCACCAGGCTGAAACCTTATTAGCTGCGGAAGAAAAgcggaagaaaaaagaaaccaatAGACCTTTTACACTTGTGCACACAGTAGATacgtatcaatttttttatatgtaaatgcACCAGAAAAAGTctgaaactcaacaagaagtcGCTTCCGAGTTGATCCCAACCCCACCACTTTACCTTCCTCCAATCCACCAAAATCACCTCCAAATCCATACCCAATCCAACTCACTAAGCACAATCACCTACTTTGTTTCTAACAAAAGCAAACCCCAACCTCATCTCACACTCCAAAACCCACCAACACAACCCCACCAAAACCAGTTTCACCGCGAACCCATTACCAGCAATCCCTCAGCTTCACAAACCCTTCATTCTGCGCCTCATAAGAGGCCTATAATGGCCCAAGCACCTTCCACAGTTTCATACTCTTCACCACCATCCCCTCTCAATAATTCCCACCACAAAACTTTGGATGTACAATCTTCATCACCATCTTTTTCCCACTCGACTCCTTCGTCTTCAATTTCCTTTGCCAAAAAAGCACTGGCCTTCAAATCTTTCCGTCATTTGCGATGTCCTCGTTTGCTACGAGCTCGTCTTCGCTTTCTTATCCTCCTTTGCTTGCCTTCTCTTTACTACTTCATGTCCAATCCTCGCCGTTCTTTTACCCTTGACTTCCTTTCACTGCTAGCTTTCTCCGCTGCCCTTTTAATTTCTCTCAATCTTGAACTCCCTCGCCTTCCCTCGATTCGATTATTCTTTGGCCGTTCGTTCCCAATTAAGCTTTTCTCAGCTTCCTGCCCCTCTAAACCGTATCAGCCTGTTCTTTGGTCAATTGGGTCGAAGCCCAAATTCGTGAAAAGGCCAAATTCAGGGTCATCTGTGCAAGTTTATAGCAATGGGGATGTTTATGAGGGTGAATTCCACAAGGGAAAGTGTTCTGGAAGTGGAGTTTACCACTATCACATGAGAGGCAGGTATGAGGGTGATTGGATTGATGAGAAGTATGATGGGTATGGGGTTGAGACGTGGGCAAAAGGTAGCAGGTACCGTGGGCAGTATAGGCAGGGCTTGAGGCATGGGATTGGATTGTATAGGTTCTACACTGGAGATGTCTATGCTGGGGAGTGGTCTAATGGGCAGTGTCATGGCTATGGAGTCCATACTTGTGTGGACGGGAGCCAGTATGTGGGGGAATTCAAGTGGGGTGTTAAACACGGTCTTGGTCGTTACCATTTCAGGTGAATTCTTGTAACTTTCggtttttgtatcttttcattaATGGGGTTGTATTAGATTTTGTATGAAGTTCTCTTTGGCACAATGTTGATTCTTGAAGTTTAGCTTATCCAAACTGCCGAGtgtttataagaattttatttgttGATAAGCAcgtaaaattttctttaaattatgttCAATTGTAGAATCTTACAATCAGGGGCTAGATAGTGCCCTCGCTGATTGAAAGCGGTGTACAATGCACCTCAATTTGTAATctcatgataatttttttttaatactggAGAATTTCAACGCAAATGGGCCACTGACCTAACTTGAGGAATGGCTCTCTAACATTTTGTGACATTTAATCAGTGGTTTAGTCTCTATCATCTCTCCATGGCATTGcacaaatttttcttctttacttATGTCTTCATTCCTAACCTCTAAGTTAAATCATTCCTGATCATGGTGCAATATAAACATGTGGCCAGACGCAAATTGCAGTTTGCATGATAGAACATCCTTGCTAATGTGTTTCTTATGATAATGCAGGAACAGGGACACATATGCTGGG
This Carya illinoinensis cultivar Pawnee chromosome 11, C.illinoinensisPawnee_v1, whole genome shotgun sequence DNA region includes the following protein-coding sequences:
- the LOC122282017 gene encoding uncharacterized protein LOC122282017, which gives rise to MHQKKSETQQEVASELIPTPPLYLPPIHQNHLQIHTQSNSLSTITYFVSNKSKPQPHLTLQNPPTQPHQNQFHREPITSNPSASQTLHSAPHKRPIMAQAPSTVSYSSPPSPLNNSHHKTLDVQSSSPSFSHSTPSSSISFAKKALAFKSFRHLRCPRLLRARLRFLILLCLPSLYYFMSNPRRSFTLDFLSLLAFSAALLISLNLELPRLPSIRLFFGRSFPIKLFSASCPSKPYQPVLWSIGSKPKFVKRPNSGSSVQVYSNGDVYEGEFHKGKCSGSGVYHYHMRGRYEGDWIDEKYDGYGVETWAKGSRYRGQYRQGLRHGIGLYRFYTGDVYAGEWSNGQCHGYGVHTCVDGSQYVGEFKWGVKHGLGRYHFRNRDTYAGEYFADKMHGFGVYQFGNGHRYEGSWHEGRRQGLGLYTFRNGETRSGHWQNGVLDIPCLQLTCHGSPYAVNHTKVLNAVQKAQRAAEKAFDVGTMDEKVNRAVAAANKAANAARVAAVKAVQNKMHLGSNIDETPIRSV